A genomic region of Thermoanaerobaculia bacterium contains the following coding sequences:
- a CDS encoding glycosyltransferase family 2 protein — translation MISEPLVTVILPVRNEGPFIARSLGAVLAQDWPPGRLEVIVADGMSTDDTREIVRRSAGAVPEVPVSIVDNPAGIVPTAMNAAIAAARGEVVVRVDGHTIVEPDYVRRCVEALRRSGAQNVGGRMTAVGEGPFARAVAVATSSPFGVGGARFHYSDREEWVDTVYMGAWPRSVLEDLGGFDPEMVRDQDDELNYRLRARGGRILLAPEIRSRYFNRPTIRSLARQYFQYGFWKVRVVQKHPRQMRPRQFAPPALVGALLAATAASFVWRPARFALAGLAGAYGAGNLAASAWAARKQSARLLPLLPVAFATLHFSYGFGFLAGLARFWNRWKGRRVPAGTEEEVSWSSRFPSIAPRSPTPRSPKSSRRSARAG, via the coding sequence ATGATTTCCGAACCTCTCGTGACCGTGATCCTGCCCGTGCGCAACGAAGGCCCCTTCATCGCCCGGAGCCTCGGGGCGGTCCTCGCGCAGGACTGGCCCCCCGGCCGGCTGGAAGTGATCGTCGCCGACGGAATGTCGACCGACGACACGCGCGAGATCGTGCGGCGCTCCGCCGGGGCGGTTCCGGAAGTGCCGGTTTCGATCGTCGACAACCCCGCCGGGATCGTGCCGACCGCGATGAACGCCGCGATCGCCGCCGCGCGCGGCGAGGTCGTCGTGCGCGTCGACGGCCACACGATCGTCGAGCCCGATTACGTTCGGCGCTGCGTCGAAGCCCTGAGGCGCTCCGGCGCGCAGAACGTCGGCGGACGAATGACGGCGGTGGGGGAGGGGCCGTTCGCCCGGGCGGTCGCGGTCGCGACGAGCTCGCCCTTCGGCGTCGGCGGAGCGCGATTCCACTACTCCGACCGCGAAGAGTGGGTCGACACGGTGTACATGGGCGCGTGGCCGAGAAGCGTGCTCGAGGACCTGGGGGGATTCGACCCCGAGATGGTCCGCGACCAGGACGACGAGCTGAACTACCGGCTCCGCGCGCGCGGGGGGAGGATCCTCCTCGCGCCCGAGATCCGCTCCCGCTACTTCAACCGGCCGACGATCCGTTCGCTCGCCCGCCAGTACTTCCAGTACGGATTCTGGAAGGTGCGCGTCGTGCAGAAGCATCCCCGGCAGATGCGGCCCCGGCAGTTCGCGCCGCCCGCTCTCGTGGGCGCCCTGCTGGCCGCCACGGCCGCGTCCTTCGTCTGGCGGCCCGCGCGCTTCGCGCTCGCCGGGCTCGCGGGCGCCTACGGCGCGGGGAATCTCGCCGCGTCCGCCTGGGCCGCGCGAAAGCAGAGCGCCCGCCTGCTGCCCCTCCTCCCGGTCGCGTTCGCGACGCTGCATTTTTCCTATGGATTCGGCTTCCTCGCCGGGTTGGCACGATTCTGGAACCGGTGGAAGGGCCGCCGGGTCCCCGCCGGCACGGAGGAGGAGGTTTCATGGAGCTCGCGGTTCCCTTCCATCGCCCCCAGATCACCGACGCCGAGATCGCCGAAGTCGTCTCGTCGCTCCGCTCGGGCTGGCTGA
- a CDS encoding sugar transferase, with product MSGGGDPTGRGLPRAVEVAAALAGLAVAAPFLLIAGAAIFLTTGKSPIFRQQRVGRSGRLFTLVKLRTMRTSAGAAVTARGDARVTRVGRLLRRTKIDELPELWNVLAGDMAFVGPRPEVPRYFDAADPRWRAILGARPGLTDPVTLRLRDEEELLAGVAGDREAFYRAHLQPWKLRRYAAYLEQRSWRSDLAVLRDTARAVLRPSSARPPTLDDILAEGLQTHADAR from the coding sequence GTGAGCGGCGGGGGCGATCCGACCGGAAGGGGCCTCCCCCGCGCCGTCGAGGTCGCGGCCGCTCTCGCCGGACTCGCCGTCGCGGCTCCGTTCCTGCTGATTGCCGGCGCCGCGATTTTCCTGACGACGGGGAAGTCGCCGATCTTCCGACAGCAACGTGTCGGAAGGAGCGGGCGGCTCTTCACGCTCGTGAAGCTCCGGACCATGCGGACCTCGGCGGGAGCGGCCGTGACCGCTCGAGGAGACGCGCGAGTGACCCGGGTGGGCCGTCTCCTCCGGCGGACGAAAATCGACGAGCTCCCGGAGCTGTGGAACGTCCTCGCCGGAGACATGGCCTTCGTCGGACCCCGCCCGGAGGTGCCCCGCTACTTCGACGCCGCCGATCCGCGCTGGCGGGCGATTCTCGGGGCGCGCCCGGGCCTGACCGATCCGGTCACGCTGCGGCTCCGCGACGAAGAGGAGCTCCTCGCCGGGGTCGCCGGAGACCGCGAGGCGTTCTACCGCGCCCACCTGCAGCCGTGGAAACTGAGGAGATACGCCGCTTATCTCGAGCAGCGGAGCTGGCGCAGCGACCTCGCGGTGCTGCGGGACACGGCCCGTGCCGTGCTGCGCCCCTCTTCGGCGAGGCCCCCCACGCTCGACGACATTCTGGCAGAGGGATTGCAAACTCACGCGGATGCACGATGA
- a CDS encoding DegT/DnrJ/EryC1/StrS aminotransferase family protein, which produces MELAVPFHRPQITDAEIAEVVSSLRSGWLTTGPKVRRFEAEFAEAVGARNAIALNSCTAALHLAVEAVGLARGEAVLVPTMTFAATAEVVRYRGAIPILVDVDPVTLHLDLRDAARKIDLFRRGALPPAVSRATRVAGIMPVHVGGVMMDISKVRRFAQERGLWVIEDAAHAFPAAWRPAPGEAWQRCGEDTADVTCFSFYANKTITTGEGGMAVTGDAALADRMRLMSLHGLSHDAWGRYTGNGAWDYRILAPGYKYNMTDLAAAIGVAQLPRAEEMRRAREDRARRYMERLRNVEEIELPGEDPDRLHAWHLFPVRLRLEALEIGRDEFLAGLRDEGVGTSVHWRPLHLHPYYEETFGWTRADFPAASRAWERLVSLPLYPDLDDESQDRVIGAIETLCRRHAAAAAGAAAAGS; this is translated from the coding sequence ATGGAGCTCGCGGTTCCCTTCCATCGCCCCCAGATCACCGACGCCGAGATCGCCGAAGTCGTCTCGTCGCTCCGCTCGGGCTGGCTGACGACCGGGCCGAAGGTCCGGCGGTTCGAGGCGGAGTTCGCCGAGGCGGTCGGCGCCCGGAACGCGATCGCGCTCAATTCGTGCACCGCCGCGCTCCATCTCGCCGTCGAGGCCGTCGGTCTCGCGCGGGGAGAGGCGGTGCTGGTGCCCACGATGACGTTCGCCGCGACCGCCGAGGTCGTCCGCTATCGCGGCGCGATTCCCATTCTGGTCGACGTCGATCCGGTGACGCTCCATCTCGATCTTCGGGACGCCGCGCGGAAGATCGATCTCTTCCGGCGAGGCGCGCTCCCGCCGGCCGTTTCCCGCGCGACGCGCGTCGCCGGGATCATGCCGGTGCACGTCGGCGGAGTGATGATGGACATTTCGAAGGTCCGCCGCTTCGCGCAGGAGCGCGGCCTGTGGGTGATCGAGGACGCCGCGCACGCGTTCCCGGCCGCCTGGCGCCCCGCGCCGGGGGAAGCGTGGCAACGATGCGGAGAGGACACGGCGGACGTGACGTGCTTCTCGTTCTACGCCAACAAGACGATCACGACGGGCGAAGGCGGAATGGCGGTCACCGGCGACGCCGCGCTCGCCGACCGGATGCGCCTGATGTCCCTGCACGGCCTCTCGCACGACGCGTGGGGGCGTTACACGGGAAACGGAGCGTGGGATTACCGGATCCTCGCCCCCGGGTACAAGTACAACATGACCGACCTCGCAGCCGCGATCGGCGTCGCGCAGCTCCCGCGCGCGGAGGAGATGCGGCGCGCGCGCGAAGACCGGGCCCGCCGATACATGGAACGACTCCGGAACGTCGAGGAGATCGAGCTCCCCGGCGAGGATCCGGACCGGCTGCACGCCTGGCATCTGTTCCCGGTCCGCCTGCGGCTCGAGGCGCTCGAGATCGGGCGGGACGAATTCCTCGCGGGGCTCCGCGACGAAGGAGTCGGAACGTCGGTGCACTGGCGTCCGCTGCATCTCCACCCGTACTACGAGGAGACGTTCGGCTGGACGCGCGCCGACTTCCCGGCGGCGTCGCGCGCCTGGGAGCGGCTGGTCAGCCTCCCGCTCTATCCGGACCTCGACGACGAGTCCCAGGATCGCGTGATCGGAGCGATCGAGACGCTCTGCCGGCGACACGCGGCCGCGGCGGCGGGCGCCGCCGCCGCGGGATCGTGA
- a CDS encoding polysaccharide biosynthesis/export family protein, giving the protein MSARARIAIAAAALFAVLLGAPPIASGAGSEYRIGPKDLLDVKVFEVPELNVERRVSDAGKIDLPLLGEFPVGGMTAGEAASRLEEMLKDKYVNRASVSIVIKEYQDKPVSVLGAVAKPGSLTVSGNWTLLQAISAAGGLTPQAGKKIYVLRRAENSLSDTLELSTDDLLQNASMLWNVPIFPSDVINVPAKSTVKVFCLGEVKTPGALEFDGNDAVTLLAVIAKAGGLTDRASKTIRIQRRHPDGKTTELVAHYGRIVSGHETNPVLQPDDVVIVKESFL; this is encoded by the coding sequence GTGAGCGCGCGGGCGCGCATCGCGATCGCCGCCGCCGCTCTCTTCGCGGTCCTCCTCGGCGCTCCGCCGATCGCCTCCGGCGCCGGATCCGAGTACCGCATCGGGCCGAAGGATCTCCTCGACGTCAAGGTGTTCGAGGTGCCGGAGCTGAACGTGGAGCGCCGTGTTTCCGACGCCGGGAAGATCGACCTCCCGCTGCTCGGCGAATTCCCGGTCGGGGGCATGACCGCCGGTGAGGCGGCGTCGCGGCTCGAGGAGATGCTGAAAGACAAGTACGTCAACCGCGCCAGCGTCTCGATCGTGATCAAGGAATACCAGGACAAGCCGGTGTCGGTGCTCGGCGCCGTCGCGAAGCCGGGCTCGCTCACCGTTTCCGGGAACTGGACGCTGCTCCAGGCGATCTCGGCGGCCGGCGGGCTCACCCCGCAGGCGGGAAAGAAGATCTACGTGCTCCGCCGGGCGGAGAACTCGCTTTCCGACACGCTGGAGCTCTCGACGGACGACCTGCTGCAGAACGCGTCCATGCTGTGGAACGTTCCGATCTTTCCCTCGGACGTCATCAACGTCCCCGCGAAGTCGACGGTGAAGGTCTTCTGTCTCGGCGAAGTGAAGACGCCCGGGGCGCTCGAGTTCGACGGCAACGACGCGGTGACGCTCCTCGCGGTGATCGCGAAAGCGGGGGGGTTGACGGACCGGGCGTCCAAGACCATCCGGATCCAGCGGCGCCATCCGGACGGGAAGACGACCGAGCTCGTCGCCCACTACGG
- a CDS encoding nucleoside-diphosphate sugar epimerase/dehydratase, protein MNVRPSLSRAFVRQIQIALDFTVLAAAFVLAYALRFDFSWRSADARACWTQLPLVVLVQFFALISAGVYRFIWRYVGIREGRAFLRAALGSAAVLAAIRFLAPERLALFRVPVSVIVTSSAFAFGGVLALRVLRRVAFERSRHAEDRRAQPAGEKHAVLLVGAGQAGVLAAREIVGRGDIDLDVKGFVDDDVRKVGAEIHGIRVLGTTRDIPRLVQQHGVGQVVITIARIRRSEILRLLDLCRSIPVKVRIIPGLYEVLQGKVKVTRIRDVEIEDLLGRERVQLDEGQIGEFLRARTVMVTGAGGSIGSELVRQIARYRPSRILLVERAEFALFSIEREAARVFPDVSVVPLIADVVDEPRLRAIFSEYRPEVVLHAAAHKHVPMMESNPAEAIKNNVGGTRIVGELAGEFGVEAFVLISTDKAVRPTSVMGASKRMAELVVQDLAKRYATRFLAVRFGNVMGSVGSVIPIFREQIRRGGPVTVTHPEMKRYFMTIPEATQLVLQAGAMGGGGEIFVLDMGEPVRILDIAEQMIALTGLTPYEDMDIVFTGLRPGEKLFEELEMTDEKMEKTRHPRIFIGRLASWPAEVVARSVVELERLAREGRGDAVRERLSGLLPESKLAPHAPEEAPAADVRRDNVSRFPALARTESPAVLAGRQFPG, encoded by the coding sequence ATGAACGTTCGCCCGAGTCTCTCCCGCGCTTTCGTCCGCCAGATTCAGATCGCACTGGATTTCACGGTTCTCGCGGCGGCGTTCGTCCTCGCATACGCTCTCCGTTTCGATTTTTCCTGGCGGTCCGCGGACGCCCGGGCGTGCTGGACGCAGCTCCCGCTCGTCGTCCTGGTGCAGTTCTTCGCGCTGATCTCCGCGGGCGTCTACCGGTTCATCTGGCGCTACGTGGGCATCCGCGAAGGTCGCGCGTTCCTGCGGGCGGCGCTCGGCTCCGCGGCGGTCCTCGCCGCGATCCGCTTCCTGGCTCCCGAGCGTCTCGCGTTGTTCCGCGTGCCGGTCTCCGTGATCGTGACGAGCTCGGCGTTCGCGTTCGGCGGCGTTCTCGCTCTCCGGGTGCTCCGCCGCGTCGCCTTCGAACGAAGCCGTCACGCCGAGGACCGTCGCGCTCAGCCGGCCGGCGAGAAGCACGCCGTTCTCCTCGTCGGCGCCGGCCAGGCGGGAGTGCTCGCGGCGCGCGAAATCGTCGGTCGCGGCGACATCGACCTCGACGTCAAGGGCTTCGTCGACGACGACGTCCGGAAGGTCGGCGCCGAGATCCACGGAATCCGGGTTCTCGGAACGACGCGGGACATTCCGCGGCTGGTCCAGCAACACGGCGTCGGCCAGGTGGTCATCACGATCGCGCGGATCCGCCGGAGCGAGATCCTGCGGCTCCTCGATCTCTGCCGGTCGATTCCGGTGAAGGTCCGGATCATTCCCGGCCTCTACGAAGTGCTCCAGGGGAAGGTGAAGGTCACGCGGATCCGCGACGTCGAAATCGAGGATCTGCTGGGACGCGAGCGCGTGCAGCTCGACGAGGGACAGATCGGCGAATTCCTCCGGGCGCGCACCGTGATGGTGACCGGCGCGGGCGGGTCGATCGGATCGGAGCTCGTCCGCCAGATCGCGCGATACCGGCCCTCCCGGATCCTTCTGGTCGAGCGCGCGGAGTTCGCGCTCTTCTCGATCGAGCGCGAAGCGGCGCGCGTCTTCCCCGACGTTTCCGTCGTTCCGCTGATCGCGGACGTCGTCGACGAGCCGAGGCTCCGCGCGATCTTCTCCGAGTACCGGCCGGAAGTGGTCCTCCACGCCGCCGCCCACAAGCACGTGCCGATGATGGAGAGCAACCCGGCGGAAGCGATCAAGAACAATGTCGGAGGAACGCGCATCGTCGGCGAGCTCGCCGGCGAATTCGGAGTCGAAGCGTTCGTCCTGATCTCCACGGACAAGGCGGTCCGCCCGACGTCCGTGATGGGCGCGTCCAAGCGGATGGCGGAGCTCGTCGTCCAGGATCTCGCCAAGCGCTACGCGACGCGGTTCCTCGCCGTCCGGTTCGGCAACGTCATGGGATCGGTCGGTTCGGTGATCCCGATCTTCCGCGAGCAGATCCGCCGCGGCGGGCCGGTGACGGTCACCCACCCCGAGATGAAACGGTATTTCATGACGATCCCGGAGGCGACGCAGCTCGTGCTCCAGGCGGGCGCGATGGGAGGGGGGGGCGAGATCTTCGTTCTCGACATGGGCGAGCCGGTCCGCATCCTCGACATCGCGGAGCAGATGATCGCGCTGACGGGGCTCACCCCGTACGAGGACATGGACATCGTCTTCACCGGCCTCCGGCCGGGAGAGAAGCTCTTCGAAGAGCTCGAGATGACCGACGAGAAGATGGAGAAGACGCGGCATCCGCGGATCTTCATCGGCCGCCTCGCCTCCTGGCCGGCGGAAGTGGTCGCGCGTTCCGTCGTCGAACTCGAGCGGCTCGCGCGAGAGGGACGGGGCGACGCCGTGCGGGAGCGCCTGTCCGGGCTCCTGCCCGAATCGAAGCTCGCGCCTCATGCTCCCGAAGAAGCTCCGGCGGCCGACGTCCGCCGGGACAACGTGTCGCGGTTCCCGGCGCTCGCGCGCACCGAGTCGCCCGCCGTTCTCGCTGGACGGCAGTTCCCGGGGTGA